From a single Hippoglossus stenolepis isolate QCI-W04-F060 chromosome 2, HSTE1.2, whole genome shotgun sequence genomic region:
- the LOC118117797 gene encoding persephin encodes MRSLLKLVVVLFCVQRGEGRWMGSLIDQTQETPSPHTSPNADRGSGYPSEEDRQTEASGVQPSPNPIIPMPVRSRRSTLDPQCGLRSILLQVRDLGLGYDSDETVLFKYCSGTCPRVRSNHDLTLTNLLLSGVLPHPAPGEQWHNTPCCRPTHHEDMAFLDNSHRWHKVEKLSAAGCSCVG; translated from the exons ATGAGGTCCCTGCTGAAGCTGGTTGTGGTTCTGTTTTGCGTCCAGAGGGGAGAGGGCCGCTGGATGGGGTCACTGATCG ATCAGACACAGGAAACACCATCTCCACACACGTCTCCAAATGCAGACAGAGGAAGTGGATATCCGTCTGAagaagacagacaaacagaagctTCAGGAGTCCAGCCATCGCCCAATCCCATCATCCCGATGCCAGTCCGCTCACGCCGCTCGACTCTAGACCCCCAGTGCGGCCTGCGCTCCATCCTGCTGCAGGTGCGGGACCTCGGGCTCGGCTACGACTCGGACGAGACCGTCCTCTTCAAGTACTGCAGTGGGACGTGTCCCCGGGTTCGCTCCAACCACGACCTCACCCTCACCAACCTGCTGCTCAGTGGGGTGCTGCCCCACCCGGCACCCGGGGAGCAGTGGCACAACACGCCCTGCTGCAGGCCCACCCACCACGAGGACATGGCCTTCCTGGACAACTCGCACCGCTGGCACAAGGTGGAGAAGCTGTCGGCCGCCGGCTGCAGCTGTGTGGGTTAG
- the wdr83 gene encoding WD repeat domain-containing protein 83, whose translation MSFPQPRPQAPQLPQHLLRTIDCQQGAVRAVRFNADGNYLLSCGSDKSLKLWSVSGGTLLKSYSGHGYEVLDADGSFDNSFICTCSSDKTVILWDVATGQVTRKLRGHAGKVNCVQFNEEATVILSGSIDGTVRCWDTRSRRFEPIQVLDEATDGVSSLKVMQHELLTGSVDGRVRRYDLRMGQLHVDFINSPITCVCFSQDGQCTLSSSLDSTVRLLDKSTGEMLGEFTGHKMKGYKLDCCLSSKDTHVLSCSEDGHVYFWDLVEGSLTLKLLVGEAVVQSLSFHPTETCLLTAMEGRVQVWGAEPEDTEEDVMDT comes from the exons ATGTCGTTCCCCCAGCCCAGACCTCAGGCTCCTCAGCTTCCTCAGCATCTCCTCAGGACCATCGACTGTCAGCAGGGAGCTGTCAGGGCGGTTCGCTTCAACG CTGATGGGAACTACCTGCTGTCTTGTGGCAGTGACAAGTCTCTAAAGCTGTGGAGTGTGAGCGGAGGGACCCTGCTGAAGTCGTACAGCGGCCACGGATACGAGGTCCTGGATGCTGATGG CTCATTTGACAACAGCTTCATTTGCACCTGCAGCTCAGACAAGACTGTGATCCTGTGGGACGTCGCCACGGGACAGGTCACACGCAAACTCAGAGGTCATGCCGGG AAAGTCAACTGTGTCCAGTTTAACGAGGAGGCAACTGTAATCTTGTCTG GGTCCATAGATGGGACAGTTCGGTGCTGGGACACCAGGTCCAGAAGATTTGAGCCCATCCAGGTTTTGGACGAGGCCACGGACGGCGTCAGCAGCCTGAAGGTGATGCAACACGAGCTGCTCACAGG ATCTGTGGACGGCAGAGTGAGGCGCTACGACCTGAGGATGGGTCAGCTGCACGTGGACTTCATCAACA gtccCATCACGTGCGTTTGTTTCAGTCAAGACGGTCAGTGCACGCTGAGCTCCAGTTTGGATTCAACGGTCCGACTACTGGATAAGAGCACCGGGGAAATGTTGGGAGA GTTTACAGGACATAAGATGAAGGGCTACAAGCTGGACTGCTGTCTGTCCAGTAAAGACACACATGTCCTGAGCTGCTCTGAGGACGGACACGTCTACTTCTGGGACCTGGTGGAG GGCTCTTTGACCTTGAAGCTGCTCGTGGGAGAAGCTGTGGTCCAGTCGCTGTCCTTCCACCCCACAGAGACGTGCCTCCTCACCGCCATGGAGGGGCGTGTCCAGGTGTGGGGGGCGGAGCCAGAGGACACGGAGGAGGACGTGATGGACACATAG
- the wdr83os gene encoding protein Asterix, producing MTSNNMSDPKRLNKILRYKPPSTESNPTLEDPTPDYMNLLGMIFSMCGLMLKLKWCAWIAVYCSFISFANSRSSEDTKQMMSSFMLSISAVVMSYLQNPQPMSPPW from the exons ATGACCTCTAACAACATGTCGGACCCGAAGAGACTAAATAAGATATTAAG GTACAAGCCCCCCAGCACCGAGTCCAACCCCACACTGGAAGACCCCACGCCTGACTACATGAACCTGCTGGGCATGATCTTCAGCATGTGTGGGCTGATGCTCAAG TTGAAGTGGTGCGCTTGGATCGCAGTCTACTGCTCTTTCATCAGTTTTGCAAACTCCCGAAGCTCAGAGGACACCAAGCAGATGATGAGCAGCTTCAT GTTGTCCATCTCAGCAGTCGTCATGTCCTACCTCCAGAACCCACAGCCAATGTCGCCGCCATGGTAA